Within the Canis lupus familiaris isolate Mischka breed German Shepherd chromosome 26, alternate assembly UU_Cfam_GSD_1.0, whole genome shotgun sequence genome, the region TCACCCCTTAGAGCCTAGAGGGGGGACTCGGGTGGACAGAGGAGGTGGTGCCTCCCTTACCCATTGCCTACTTTCCCATTTCAGGGCAGGAAGATTATGACCGGCTGCGACCCCTGTCCTACCAGAACACCCACCTTGTGCTCATCTGCTATGACGTCATGAACCCTACTAGCTATGATAATGTCCTCATCAAGGTGAGGCCTGGGGCCCAGCCAGTCTGCTTCAAGGGTGGGGGCCACGGATCTGGCCTCAGCCCCATGCATGTCCTCTCCCTCCACAGTGGTTCCCTGAGGTCACACATTTCTGCCGTGGGACCCCCATGGTGCTCATTGGCTGCAAGACAGACCTGCGCAAAGATAAGGAGCAGCTGCGGAAGCTCCGGGCCGCCCAGCTGGAGCCCATCACCTACATGCAGGTCAGGGAGAGGcccccctctctgctccctccccaccctcgtactcccccccccctcctccccctcctcccctactTCACTTTAATCCTTATAACCCTGAAGTGCAGACTGTTAGCATACAGGGGGCTGGTGGGCACTGAGACCCAGGGAGGTGACACAGTGGTTAAGAGTCACACAGCTAACCTGCAGCTTCGCCGGGATCCTGTCCCAGTcactctggctccagagtctgagCCCTTAACCACCATCCTGTTCCATCTGCCACACGGGATGGGAGGGTGGGCCTAGTTCGAACACTGGGTTCCCCGACCCGCGGGAGTCACAGGCAAAACCAGACCCTGCAGCTTTCTGGCTGAAGCATGGGacaataaaaagaacacaaaggaaaatgaataagaaagtttaataaaaaggaataagtactaataaaagtaaattttagaagGAGAGCTAGTTTTTACTGTCCTCGCCCAGCTCTGTTGCTTACATGGAGCTTGTGAGGACGGACAAGGGAGAGGCATGCAGGAAGCCCTCCATGTCTGGAGGCCTCTAGCTCTTCTCACAGGCCCAGCTGACACAATGGCTGGCCCAGTGGGCCCAGTTCTTGAGAGTTGGGATGCAGCTCCCTCTTCCCCTGACAAGGGAtgagagcagggggcagggcagaggctgggatgGGCTTCCCTCAGCTGCCCTTGGCCTTCAGGCCACACCACAGGCCCTTCCCATCCATCCACACAGGCTGCgggggctgggcctgggaccGGGAGGAGGGGGCTCCACACTCCAGAGAGCCCCGAAAGCCAGCTTCAAGTCCCCAGATCCATGAGTGGGGGGTCAGGAGGtgccccaggctccaggcctCATCTAATGCAGGCCCCTCCCCTACCCAGGGCCAGATCGCCTGTGAACAGATCCGAGCTGCGCTCTACCTGGAATGTTCTGCCAAGTTTCGGGAGAACGTGGAGGACGTCTTCCGAGCAGCGGCCAAGGTTGCGCTCAGTGCTTTGAAGAAAGCACAGCGGCAGAAACAACACCGGTTGTGCCTGCTCCTCTGACCCCTCTGGGCAGGGCTCCCAGCCCAACGTGCAAGACTGACGGGGCCCAGGCTGCCAGGCCCAGACTGTACCCCCAGAACCTGTCCTATCGCCAGCTTTCCAAGGACACTTGGAGTTGGGTGTTTCCCCGTGCCTGGAGCCTGTGGCTAGACTCTTAGAACATTCTGGAGATGTCTCCTTTCTCAGCTGGGGCTCTGACCATGAAATCACCTCCGGGTTTACACTGGAGGTGGGCCGGCATGGAGGTGGGTGAGGATGCTGGACTCAGCCCCTCCAGACCCCAGATCCAGCGTTTGTCCCTAGGACTCAGGAGTACACAGCCTCCCCGCAGCCATGTGTGTCCCATCGCACACCGATAGGTCCTGCAGACCGATGCTTGAAACAAAGAACTACATCTGGTACGTGGATAAATGGATTTGTCAGCGTTCCACACAG harbors:
- the RHOF gene encoding rho-related GTP-binding protein RhoF, which codes for MDAPGAPGPGPGRKELKIVIVGDGGCGKTSLLMVYSQGSFPEDYAPSVFEKYTASVTVGSKEVTLNLYDTAGQEDYDRLRPLSYQNTHLVLICYDVMNPTSYDNVLIKWFPEVTHFCRGTPMVLIGCKTDLRKDKEQLRKLRAAQLEPITYMQGQIACEQIRAALYLECSAKFRENVEDVFRAAAKVALSALKKAQRQKQHRLCLLL